The genomic window AATAACATCACGAAGAACAAGTTTTATAGTAATAAAGTAGATACCATAAAAATGACTCTTGATTCAAAGTTTAACGATATAGATGAAGAAAGCCTGATTCAATCAGAAATATTAAGGCAAATAGACAAATCTATAAATAATTCAATTGGAACGTTTCACGAACAAATTTTGGGTGGAATAAATGGTTATGAAATTGGAAACCTAAGTGGTTTCGATATAAAAGCAACCAACGATACATTATTTGCTGATATAAAGAATAAGCATAATACTATGAATAGCAGTTCTGCTGAAGCGCTTTTCCAAAAACTTGCTAGATATGCTGATACATATAAAAAAGCAAATTGTTATTGGGTTCAAATTTTAGCGAAAAAAAGTTTTAATACATTATGGCATGGTGATATAAATGGAAAAGAATACAGCCACTCTCGGGTTTATAGAATTTCAGGAGATAGGTTTTATGCCTTGCTTACTGGTGAAGAGGATGCATTTTTTCAATTATATAAAAAATTACCAATTGCAATTGAAGATTATTTAAATTCAATTGCTAAAAATCAGACGATAAATGATAATTCTGCGATAGATGAAATAAAAACTATAGCAAATTCTTCGAAACGAACTATTTTGGATCAAATAACTTTTGAAAATTATAGTTATTATTTAGATTTTGATAAATTATAATATTTATTTAAAAAATCTATTATAGAATAACCAACTTCCTTGCCTAAGTTTACAGGAACTGCATTTCCAATTTGTTTATATTGTTGAGCAAGAGAACCTTCAAATTTCCAGTCATCTGGAAATGTTTGAATTCTAGCATATTCTCGAACAGTAAATGGTCTAGTTTCTTCCGGATGACATCTTTCGGTTTGTTTTTGTGCAGGACTACAAGTTAAAGTTAGACAAGGTTCATCCCAGCCGATTCTTCTTGCAATTCCAGTTTTTCCTCCGCCAAGATAAAAACTTCCACCCATGAATTCTTTTTGGATATCTAATGGAAGGTCTCTCCAATAACCTTTTTGTGGAACTAATTTTAAAACATCAACTTTTGATTGAGGATATTTTGAACCTCCTGAATGAGGAACATCACAATCAAATAAATCGCCTTTTTTTAATGCATCTTCAAGATTGTATATTTTTTTATAAGGTTTTGGATATTCATATTTTACATGAATGTCTTTTCTAACGCCAACTAAAATTAATCGTTCTCTTTTCTGAGGAACATTAAAATTAATTGCTTTTAAGACTTGTACAGGGACTACATTATAACCGATTTCATCTAGAATAGAAATCATACCTTGTAATGTTTTACCGTTATCATGGCTTAATAAACCACGAACATTTTCTCCAATACAAATTGGAGGGTTTACTTCTTTTACAGCTCTCGCAAATTCATAAAACAATGTGCCTCGAGCGTCTGATAATCCTAATTTTTTTCCTGCATAACTAAATGCCTGACATGGAAAACCGCCCGTTACAACATCAACTTTATTATGAAATTCTGAAAAACTATAATCTTTTATATCTCCTTCTAAAACATTCCAGTTTGGTCTATTTGTTCTTAATGTTTCGCAGGCCCATTTATCAACTTCATTTAAAGCTACACATTTTAAACCTGCTTTTTCCATTCCTACAGCAAGTCCGCCAGCTCCCGCAAAAAGTTCAAGAACTGTATAATCATTATGCGGTTTTACATAATTAGAAATAGTTTCTTGTATATCATTATCTATAAAACTTGAAAATAAATTATTAATTTCAGATCTCTTGTACATTCTATAATTACTCATAGGTTCACG from Flavobacterium sp. KACC 22763 includes these protein-coding regions:
- a CDS encoding Eco47II family restriction endonuclease, translated to MANTYLNFISDEHFLNCIGNLHKSYLKAKNNITKNKFYSNKVDTIKMTLDSKFNDIDEESLIQSEILRQIDKSINNSIGTFHEQILGGINGYEIGNLSGFDIKATNDTLFADIKNKHNTMNSSSAEALFQKLARYADTYKKANCYWVQILAKKSFNTLWHGDINGKEYSHSRVYRISGDRFYALLTGEEDAFFQLYKKLPIAIEDYLNSIAKNQTINDNSAIDEIKTIANSSKRTILDQITFENYSYYLDFDKL
- the dcm gene encoding DNA (cytosine-5-)-methyltransferase, whose translation is MVMSDYISLSEASELLGKSKETLRRWDNEGRLNAVREPMSNYRMYKRSEINNLFSSFIDNDIQETISNYVKPHNDYTVLELFAGAGGLAVGMEKAGLKCVALNEVDKWACETLRTNRPNWNVLEGDIKDYSFSEFHNKVDVVTGGFPCQAFSYAGKKLGLSDARGTLFYEFARAVKEVNPPICIGENVRGLLSHDNGKTLQGMISILDEIGYNVVPVQVLKAINFNVPQKRERLILVGVRKDIHVKYEYPKPYKKIYNLEDALKKGDLFDCDVPHSGGSKYPQSKVDVLKLVPQKGYWRDLPLDIQKEFMGGSFYLGGGKTGIARRIGWDEPCLTLTCSPAQKQTERCHPEETRPFTVREYARIQTFPDDWKFEGSLAQQYKQIGNAVPVNLGKEVGYSIIDFLNKYYNLSKSK